Proteins from one Mauremys mutica isolate MM-2020 ecotype Southern chromosome 14, ASM2049712v1, whole genome shotgun sequence genomic window:
- the LOC123349526 gene encoding leukotriene B4 receptor 1-like yields the protein MNRTEENSHLTWDSERSVVCTILSLSFAIGIPGNSIVIWTICGKVKQKSPTVMLILNLAISDILVLVTLPVWIYSFAHTWLFGVTFCKTLVSVVYCNMYASVFLITTLSVERFMAVFYPFMIQKWKNKAVILKAVFLLWLLSIPLGASIIPFQEIEETKFGQQCTCRNYTSDQQKILCLLLETIVGFVIPFVIISTCYVCVGRRINTMTYSSRQRSARLIASVIVAFAVCWLPHHVFNIIEIVSTQIVDSNQKMSLALDEVSEMGVYISGSLTFISSCINPLLYAFAARNFQSHLRFAKMFKLFETMT from the coding sequence ATGAATAGAACAGAAGAAAACAGCCATCTGACATGGGACAGTGAGAGGTCAGTGGTCTGCACAATACTGAGCTTGTCATTTGCTATTGGGATCCCTGGGAATTCCATTGTCATCTGGACTATTTGTGGGAAAGTGAAGCAAAAATCTCCTACAGTCATGCTGATTCTAAATCTGGCCATTTCAGACATCCTGGTGCTGGTTACTTTACCAGTCTGGATTTACTCCTTTGCTCACACCTGGCTCTTTGGAGTCACCTTCTGCAAAACACTGGTTTCTGTTGTTTACTGCAATATGTATGCCAGCGTGTTTCTAATTACAACACTGAGCGTGGAGAGGTTCATGGCTGTGTTTTACCCATTCATGATTCAAAAGTGGAAAAATAAAGCTGTGATTCTCAAAGCTGTCTTTCTCCTTTGGCTCCTGTCTATTCCTCTTGGAGCTTCCATAATCCCATTTCAAGAAATTGAAGAAACCAAGTTTGGTCAGCAGTGCACATGTCGCAACTACACTTCTGATCAGCAGAAGATATTGTGCCTTTTGTTGGAGACTATTGTAGGTTTTGTGATTCCTTTTGTTATCATCTCTACTTGTTATGTATGTGTTGGAAGAAGAATAAACACAATGACTTACTCATCTAGGCAGCGGTCAGCCAGGCTGATTGCCAGCGTGATTGTGGCTTTTGCTGTTTGTTGGTTACCACATCATGTGTTTAACATAATAGAAATTGTTTCAACACAGATAGTGGACTCTAACCAGAAGATGTCTTTGGCATTGGACGAGGTCTCAGAAATGGGAGTATACATCTCTGGATCACTGACATTTATTAGCAGTTGCATTAACCCTCTGCTTTACGCATTTGCTGCTCGGAACTTTCAAAGTCACCTGAGATTTGCAAAGATGTTCAAACTCTTTGAAACGATGACTTAA